The window AGGTCTGTTACCGGGTCGACTATTGGGACAACTACGCTAAGCTTAGATCAAGAATAAAGGACGATTTAACAGATCAGATCGGTGCGCTGTAGGAACAATAGGGAACAGTCTTGGAACAATCTTTTTTAGTCTAAAGCCCTGATTTAAAGTCAGCTATCTAGCAAAACGGAAGAACTGTTCCTTGTTCCAAAAGACATGTGTGTATGGGAAAGCCATCAAAGATCATAATCACATCAGAACACTTTTATCGGCTGGCAGAGCGCTTTTACCGGCATCTTCTGCAGCTGGGTTACCACCCAAAGAGTTGCCGCTCTCAATATCACTATTTAAGGGAGTTTTTAAGCTGGTTGGAAACAAAAGGCAAAGAGCGGATCGAAAAGATTACCTCAGAGGATATCGCGCGTTATTACGACTACATCAGCCAGCGCCCCAACAAGACCACTGGTGGCATATTGAATCCCAAGACCACCCACGCCCACATGCGTATTGTTCGCGATCTGTTCGAGCTTCTTGTACAGGAAAAACAGATAACACAAAGCCCGTGCAGCGCCTTAAGGTTCCCCTATCCCAAGGGGGGAGAGCTGCGGGTTGTTTTGAGCTGGGAGCAGACCTGCGAGCTCTACCGGGCCAGTCAGAATGCTCAAGAGCGGGCCATTCTGAGCCTTTCTTACGGTTGCGGGTTACGGGTCGGCGAGCTTGTCGGGTGTAATGTGGGCGATATCCGACTGCGTGAAAGAATCCTTATTGTGCCTAAGGGTAAGGGCAACAAAAGAAGGGTTGTACCGATGAGCTCGTTGTGCAGGACTTATCTAGTTACTACTACAACGAGCGGGAAGCCTTGACCAAGGGGCGTAACTACACTCCGGGGGAGCAGGCCTTTATGCTGAACAAAGTGGGCCGCAGGATGCAGAAATGGACCTTTAATCACCGGCTTAAAGAAATCATAGAGCGGACAGGGAATAAGGCCATCATAGAAAAACAGATCACCACCCACCACCTGCGACACACCATTGCTACGCATCTTCTAGAGCAGGGCATGCCTACCCACCAGGTCCGCATGTTCTTAGGGCATTCCCAACTGGAGACCACCCAGCTCTATACCCGCGTTAGTGATCGCCAAATTAGAGCATTGATGCGATGAAACTGAAAGACTACCTGGAGGAAAAATACAGTATCACTTCCACTGGCGGCTATCAGAACATGATAAACCGCTACCTGCTGGCTCTGGGGCAAAGAGCTGAGAAAGCCACCTACTCAGAAGTCCTCGACTACATCGGGCAATTACGGGAACAAAACCTACATCCCAAGTCCTTAAGAAACCACCTTTTTGCCATCAAGATCTACTACAGCTATTTGATCGCCAGTGGAAAGCGTAAAGACCACCCTTGCAGGTACTTAAACCTAAAAGACCAGATCAACCGGCAAATACAAGTAGAAAGTCTTTACTCCAAACAGACCCTTCAAGAGCTTTATAAAAGCTACCGCCCAGCGGCCTCTGAAAACGAGCGCCGAGATAAGATCATCATCAGTCTTTTGATCTACCAGGCGTTAACCGTCCTTGAAATCTCTCAAATCAAAACCGCAGATGTAAACCTGGAGGAAGGAACGGTAAAGATTAAAGCAGGAGGCAAGAACAAAGCAAGGACACTGAGTTTAAAGCCCAATCAGATCTTACTGTTCCACCGGTACCAAAAAGAAGACTGGAAGCGCTACCACCGAAAACAAAAGCCCGGA is drawn from Flavobacteriales bacterium and contains these coding sequences:
- a CDS encoding tyrosine-type recombinase/integrase; translation: MGKPSKIIITSEHFYRLAERFYRHLLQLGYHPKSCRSQYHYLREFLSWLETKGKERIEKITSEDIARYYDYISQRPNKTTGGILNPKTTHAHMRIVRDLFELLVQEKQITQSPCSALRFPYPKGGELRVVLSWEQTCELYRASQNAQERAILSLSYGCGLRVGELVGCNVGDIRLRERILIVPKGKGNKRRVVPMSSLCRTYLVTTTTSGKP
- a CDS encoding tyrosine-type recombinase/integrase, producing MQDLSSYYYNEREALTKGRNYTPGEQAFMLNKVGRRMQKWTFNHRLKEIIERTGNKAIIEKQITTHHLRHTIATHLLEQGMPTHQVRMFLGHSQLETTQLYTRVSDRQIRALMR
- a CDS encoding tyrosine-type recombinase/integrase produces the protein MKLKDYLEEKYSITSTGGYQNMINRYLLALGQRAEKATYSEVLDYIGQLREQNLHPKSLRNHLFAIKIYYSYLIASGKRKDHPCRYLNLKDQINRQIQVESLYSKQTLQELYKSYRPAASENERRDKIIISLLIYQALTVLEISQIKTADVNLEEGTVKIKAGGKNKARTLSLKPNQILLFHRYQKEDWKRYHRKQKPGKRSDYLLMNTKGLKLWPGSINRMINKKRAKHQRLTPLKIRQSVIAHLLKENHDIRIVQEFAGHKRTASTESYKQSGLEELKSLIDTLHPLQAAK